In a genomic window of Erigeron canadensis isolate Cc75 chromosome 5, C_canadensis_v1, whole genome shotgun sequence:
- the LOC122601565 gene encoding squamosa promoter-binding protein 1-like — translation MDPQRKPTIIIKFKNPNERHTNSDNSDDDNLQAEYMHFGENSSTTRGIKKKKIESSCSDNSSGGFCCQVHDCAADLTMAKRYHQKHKVCEVHAKASMVVVAGVHQRFCQQCSRFHEVSEFDDQRRSCRNRLAGHNERRRKSSSEATDHIVSREHCSRHQIASGW, via the exons atggATCCACAAAGAAAGccaaccataataataaaattcaagaaTCCCAATGAACGACATACTAATTCTGATAACTCAGATGATGACAATTTACAAGCTGAGTACATGCACTTTGGAGAAAATAGTTCTACTACTCGTggtatcaaaaagaaaaaaattgagaGTAGTTGTAGTGACAATAGTAGTGGTGGGTTTTGTTGCCAAGTTCATGATTGTGCTGCTGACCTAACGATGGCGAAACGGTACCACCAAAAGCATAAGGTTTGTGAGGTTCATGCTAAGGCATCAATGGTGGTTGTGGCAGGGGTTCATCAAAGGTTTTGTCAACAATGCAGCAG GTTTCACGAGGTATCAGAATTCGATGACCAAAGAAGAAGTTGCCGAAACCGTTTAGCTGGACACAATGAACGTCGTCGAAAGTCATCATCTGAAGCAACTGATCATATTGTTTCAAGAGAGCATTGTTCAAGGCACCAGATTGCGTCAGGCTGGTGA
- the LOC122601566 gene encoding protein DETOXIFICATION 19-like codes for MPEYTAPLIAKPADDAVDGSDCGDNNGCWLKVMDWEEAKNQILYSIPMIVTNVAYYCIPLVSAMFAGHLGEVELAAANLANSWATVTGFSVMIGLSGALETLCGQGFGAKLYRMLGIYLQASCLISIFFSILISILWLFTEPILLILQQDPQVSKMAALYIKYLIPGLFAYGLLNNVLRFLQTQSTVSPLVLCSLVPLILHISITYLLVRSTSLAFIGAPLAVSISLWISVLILAGYVLFTQQFKETWQGFSLESFDHIFVSSKLALPSAAMVCLEYWAFELLVLLAGTFPNSEIMTSLIAMCENTETIAYMFTYGISAAASTRVSTELGAKNINRAKKAMGESLKLSIILALAVVLALGFGHHIWAGFFSNSQVIINEYASMTPLLVISIIVDSVQGVLSGVARGCGWQHLAMYINLAMFYLIGMPVAVALAFLVKLYAKGLWIGLICGLSCQTGGLLLLVYLNKWAQVELK; via the exons ATGCCGGAATATACAGCTCCATTGATAGCTAAGCCGGCGGATGACGCTGTTGACGGTAGTGATTGTGGAGACAATAATGGTTGTTGGCTAAAGGTGATGGATTGGGAAGAGGCTAAGAATCAGATATTATATTCTATCCCAATGATAGTAACAAATGTTGCTTACTATTGCATACCATTAGTATCTGCGATGTTTGCGGGCCACCTAGGCGAAGTTGAGCTCGCCGCGGCTAACCTAGCCAACTCTTGGGCCACAGTCACTGGATTCTCCGTCATG ATTGGACTAAGTGGTGCACTGGAAACGTTATGTGGGCAAGGATTTGGAGCAAAACTATACAGAATGTTAGGAATATATTTACAAGCATCTTGTTTGATTTCCATTTTCTTCTCCATCCTCATCTCAATTCTTTGGCTTTTCACCGAACCTATCCTACTTATTCTTCAACAAGATCCCCAAGTCTCTAAAATGGCTGCGCTCTACATCAAGTATCTTATACCTGGTCTATTCGCCTATGGGCTTTTAAATAACGTGTTGAGATTTCTCCAAACACAATCCACTGTATCACCTTTAGTACTGTGTTCACTTGTCCCGTTAATCCTCCATATCAGCATTACTTATCTACTTGTACGTTCGACTTCTTTAGCATTCATTGGGGCTCCTTTGGCCGTTTCAATATCTTTATGGATTTCAGTACTTATATTGGCGGGCTACGTGCTATTTACCCAACAGTTTAAGGAAACATGGCAGGGTTTTTCATTGGAGTCTTTCGATCACATTTTTGTCAGTTCAAAGCTTGCTCTTCCCTCGGCTGCAATGGTTTG CTTAGAATATTGGGCTTTTGagttacttgttttactagcaGGAACTTTTCCAAATTCAGAGATAATGACTTCCTTGATTGCAATGTG TGAAAATACAGAAACAATCGCCTACATGTTTACCTATGGGATCAGTGCGGCTGCAAG CACACGTGTGTCAACTGAGCTAGGAGCTAAGAATATCAATAGAGCTAAGAAAGCAATGGGAGAGTCTCTAAAGCTCTCCATCATCCTTGCTCTTGCTGTTGTTTTAGCTCTTGGATTTGGTCACCATATTTGGGCCGGCTTTTTCAGCAACAGTCAAGTGATCATAAATGAATATGCTTCCATGACACCCCTCTTGGTGATCTCGATCATCGTTGATTCTGTCCAAGGAGTCTTATCAG GGGTGGCAAGGGGTTGCGGTTGGCAACATCTGGCTATGTACATTAATTTGGCAATGTTTTATCTTATTGGCATGCCGGTTGCGGTTGCCCTTGCTTTTCTAGTGAAACTATATGCAAAG GGGTTATGGATTGGGTTAATTTGTGGACTCTCGTGCCAAACTGGTGGCCTTCTACTACTTGTATATCTTAACAAGTGGGCTCAAGTGGAACTTAAatga